One Lucilia cuprina isolate Lc7/37 chromosome 4, ASM2204524v1, whole genome shotgun sequence DNA segment encodes these proteins:
- the LOC111690559 gene encoding organic cation transporter-like protein: MGYDDVIAHLGDFGKYQKIIYFLICLTSITCAFHKLAGVFLLAKPDFRCVLPFENSTNQNKLEYDLPENVWKLAYPKDLLGVNYQTCSYYNVEYTSEYLNSSEPIAATETVECSQYVYDTTKYLNSAVTEWDMVCGRSFLAATSDAMFMLGVLVGSMVFGQMSDKYGRKPIFFASLVIQVVFGVLAGVAPEYITYTASRFVVGATTSGVFLVAYVIAMEMVGPSKRLFAGIFVMMFFSAGFMLTALFAYFIHDWRWLQIALTLPGLLFMCYYWIIPESARWLLSKNRKEAAIANIQKAARFNKVTIPMDVLNQLLDDNTEEKKPETEESEVKQPSVLDLLRYPNLRKKTLLIFFDWFVNSGTYYGLSWNTNNLGGNVLLNFVISGAVEIPAYIFLLCTLNKWGRRSILCGCMLAAGTSLLLTIIVPGNMNWLIITFAMIGKLAITASYGTIYIFSAEQFPTVVRNVGLGASSMVARIGGILAPFFNMLADIWKPLPLIIFGAMAFVGGLLSLLLPETHDKPTLETIADGEEFGKGNKSEDCVLENGKELKSLNKSETLPLKSTTNDQNFKN; the protein is encoded by the coding sequence ATGGGATACGACGATGTTATTGCACATTTGGGTGATTTTGGAAAATatcagaaaattatatattttcttatctGTCTAACATCAATAACCTGTGCATTTCATAAACTTGCCGGTGTTTTCCTGCTAGCTAAACCGGATTTCCGTTGCGTGCTTCCATTCGAAAATTCAACAAACCAAAATAAACTCGAGTATGATTTACCAGAAAATGTATGGAAATTGGCTTATCCAAAAGATTTGTTAGGTGTAAACTATCAAACATGTTCATATTACAATGTAGAGTATACATCGGAATATTTAAATAGTAGTGAACCGATTGCTGCTACTGAAACCGTAGAGTGTTCACAATATGTCTACGATACGACAAAATACCTAAATAGTGCTGTTACTGAATGGGATATGGTGTGTGGACGTAGCTTCCTAGCAGCCACTAGCGATGCAATGTTCATGTTGGGAGTCTTGGTGGGGAGTATGGTTTTTGGCCAGATGTCAGATAAATATGGTAGAAAACCTATATTTTTCGCATCGCTAGTAATTCAGGTCGTATTTGGAGTATTGGCTGGCGTAGCACCGGAATATATAACATATACTGCATCACGTTTTGTAGTGGGTGCCACGACTTCTGGCGTATTTTTGGTTGCTTATGTTATTGCCATGGAAATGGTGGGTCCTAGTAAGAGACTGTTTGCTGGCATCTTTGTTATGATGTTTTTCTCGGCGGGTTTTATGTTGACAGCATTGTTTGCTTACTTTATTCACGATTGGCGTTGGCTACAGATTGCTTTAACACTACCCGGTTTATTATTTATGTGTTATTATTGGATTATACCCGAATCGGCGCGTTGGCTTTTATCTAAAAACAGAAAAGAAGCAGCAATAGCAAATATACAGAAAGCTGCACGTTTCAATAAGGTGACAATTCCTATGGATGTACTTAATCAGTTATTGGATGATAATACTGAAGAAAAGAAACCCGAGACCGAGGAGTCTGAAGTAAAGCAGCCAAGTGTGCTGGATCTTTTACGCTATCCTAATTTAAGAAAGAAgactttattgatatttttcgaTTGGTTCGTGAATAGTGGCACTTACTATGGACTTTCATGGAATACAAATAATCTTGGTGGAAATGTTCTGCTAAATTTTGTGATATCTGGAGCCGTTGAAATACCAGcttacatatttcttttatgtACACTTAATAAATGGGGACGTCGTTCTATATTGTGTGGTTGTATGCTTGCCGCTGGCACAAGTTTACTGCTCACAATAATCGTTCCAGGTAATATGAATTGGCTGATTATTACGTTTGCTATGATAGGCAAATTGGCAATAACAGCGTCTTATGGtaccatatacatattttctgcCGAACAGTTTCCAACTGTAGTGCGCAATGTTGGTCTGGGAGCTTCTTCGATGGTTGCCCGTATCGGAGGCATTTTAGCACCATTCTTCAATATGTTAGCTGATATATGGAAACCGCTTCCGTTAATTATATTTGGAGCAATGGCATTTGTTGGCGGTTTACTTTCACTTCTGTTGCCAGAGACTCACGACAAACCAACACTTGAGACTATAGCCGATGGCGAAGAGTTTGGTAAAGGAAATAAGTCTGAAGACTGTGTGTTAGAAAATGGCAAAgaacttaaaagtttaaataaatcgGAAACTCTACCTCTAAAATCAACAACTAAcgatcaaaattttaaaaattaa